The following is a genomic window from Schistocerca cancellata isolate TAMUIC-IGC-003103 chromosome 8, iqSchCanc2.1, whole genome shotgun sequence.
TGGATATTCTTATTACTTTCCaattatatatttctcaaaattttttaatGTCTTTATTACATACAATTTCTTTTCTACATCAGTCTTATGATAGTTTCACTGAAAGATGCTAGAGATAAAAAATGGATTGCTGCAGACTACACACATTACACATATAATTCTGACATATATAAACTGAAAAGGCGCTTACATCACATGGAATACTGTGAATTAGATGATGGAAGGCAAATCATCGTCAGTAGTTAGTACTTCTACTTTCTGTAACCATTAGCACACCAGATCGAGTTGACAGACGTTTAGAGGGTGATACACCAGAAGACTGTCTGGACCCCTACTACCAACACTTTTTTGTTGACAGACAACAGAATTCCTGCTTTACACCTTCTATTACGAATCGCTAAGGACAATAGCGTCCCACAATGTTTGGGTTGACCACGTGATGGGATTTGCCAACCAGCTCTGTCAGGTGGGAGAATGGCGACAACTGTTTAGTAAGGTGCATTACTGGCGGTTTTCTCGAGAGTGAACATACAGTGAAATGTTGCAGTTAAACATTTAAGTAAATGTGAAAGGAATATAAAATCGTTTTAGGTATGCAGTTTATTAATTGTCTTATGTCCAAAGGCGCTAAAAAGACGTTGTTAACAGTATACGCACATTTATCTTTTATGTATATACAGTTGTCGTCATTGATAATTGACTATCATTGTCCATTGATCTTTACTGACCCAACGGTCATTTTTATGTTTCAGACAGGTAGATAATGGACTGCAGAAGATCTTGAAGATGTAAAACAAGTTGTTGATGGAGGTGTGTTGCTTAGGTGGGCCGTTGAAACTTTTGATATACCTTGTAGTACACTACAAcatggattaaggaaaggaaatTAATCCGACCGAGAGGTAAGCTGCACTTTGTGTCACACAGCCGCTGATTAAAACTATATTTTGAAGACTTTGTGAACTAATTATATCCATCTTTATGTCTCAGATGGGAACAAAGTCAAGTGCATCAGATTGGGGGCTGTAGTCACCATATCATTAATTGTACAGCAGTACGTGGTGTACATGATAATCACTTTACTCACACCCTTTATGAATTAATTACCTAATGGAATATGAGAATGAAAGCCGCCATACAGCAGTTCATACCATAAAAAACTTGAGAATGTATACATTCTTGACTGGCATCCTTGGTCTCCTGGTCTGTCATGCATAAACAATGCATGACAAGACGTATACTTCCATACCAGGAAGCAGACAGCCGCTTTCATTTACTGACAGCACGCATTCGTTTCGAGCCAGATTGTATGCATTCTTGGTGAGTCTCACTTCAAGCTGACGTTGTGTCAGTTCTGGGTGTTGGATGAtgagaaagtttaattatttataaCTCTTATGTAGTTAACGTCTCCTCAGATTTTGATAGGTATTTGTACTGATATAAAATGGTGTACGTGTTTCATTTTACAATAGTCTGTACACAAAAATTgtgaataattattaaataaagctGAGGGAATGGCTCCAGGTAATATGGATGTGAATCTTAATTCACAGTTATCAATGTTGCTATTATTTGTCACAATGGAAGTAGCAATacgaaaaaggggaaagaaaattcCTAATATCGAACATAGCTATTGGGGCCCCAACATCAGTACTGGTGTTCACAAGTCTATTCTTGTGCATGGTTAATAGTATGAAGAATTTGGGAAGCCTCTTAAATGAATGGATAGGTTACACTATATGAACGTAAGATTCATTGTAAATTgaacaaaacaaaactttaatAATTGATAAAATTTTATAACGAATTCTGACATATATAATCGGAGAATTGTAATACATAATATTGAAAAATTCTAGCTAAATGTGCAGCATGATAACGCAATGTAACGAGAACGAGGATGACATTAACTATTATTGAATTAATTCCTGTACTTTTTAAATTAGTTCTTCAAGTGAGTGATTTCCCTTCTATATTGCTGTTCTTATGAATGGAAGACGATCGTAATTCATGTGTATAAACTTTCAGGTACGTGATTAGTTTTCTTGGTTGTGCTGTATTTATCAGATATAGTGCTTACAGTTTTGTTTTACGTCTCTTAGTGCCTTCAGCCTCAAGGTTTCATACCATGTCCAGCAAGATAATTCAGCCTTTAAGATATGACAACAATACGGCTGATTGTGGAGTTTGACGTAAGCGCTGTGTAGCTGCGCTTGCCTTCTACGAGTCGGGTGATAAGCGCCCCACTGCACTATAAGAGGAGGCCGGTGAGCTCCGTAGTGACACTTGTAGCGAGGCACCCAGTGTAGAAACCATTGCAGCCATGAAGGGAGGCCTCGTCCTGCTGATTGCTGGTGTGTTGCTCGTGGCGTACTGCACGCCGCTCGCTGCTGCAGACGATAGCGACGAAGTGGTGGAAGAAGTAGGAGAAAACAGAGACGCTGATGACGACGACGGCGACAGCATAGCAGACGACGATGACTACGTCATCGATCATGAGGAGGGTCCAAATGCAGAGAGCAGGCGGGCACTCAAAGGTAAACACCAGCAAAGGCGAGCAGGCTGTGCACGGCTCTAACTGCTGTGGTGTCGCTAGTGGCTCCCTGAGGCAGGCGCTCTGACACTGCGTCTGCAGGCAGCTCAAGTGCAGCATTCATGTCGTCCAGTTTTGGTGATATTACTATTACACCACTATCACGTTACTTAATAGGCTAAATATGTTGCTACATTCAATCACAATTCCCTCTAATATTATGTCTGATAATAACTGTTTTACTTACCAAATTCGGACCCCCTATAAGACATATCAGGTTCACATTTGGATCACTCTGAGGCTGAACCATGATGACATCTAATCTCCGTGTAGCTTATCagtataaaatttataaaacaaaaacatattagtatgagtcatctataaaaattggtaCTAAATTTGCACTTTGGTTAGAATTAGTCGTTGAATAGGTAATGGTACTAACAGAAAACTGCATTCCAATAAATATCTGTCTACCATGTTTCATAAACAAACACTAATAAACCAAAGGTGAGAGATTCTCCCTTCTGCAGTGTAAACGAATCATAGAACTTTAACTAACAAATTAGCAAGCACGCTAGCATTGTGCGGTGCTAAGATATACGATGATACACTGAACATGGTATTCAAGGATCTCATTAcatacctgacatttctttttgcATTGGTAGAGTTTATTGTTTTCCATATGTACAATTTTGTTATGGAACAGGGTATAGTTACTATATGAGTTACTAGATTAGAAGTATATTAATTAACAGAGATTCGGTACAGTGTCGACGTTGTTATACCAAAAAGACGTAAGATGACGTTTTTTCTGAAATAAACCTTAGTGTCACTAAGTGTGAGGAATACTGTCATTGACACTACACAGTAACAGTAGTTTTTGAGCTGTAGTCCGTAATTATGTCtttttttttggtaattaatgtggcaaaagtaaatgaaacactATTAGCAAAAACCTACAAGCGAGACAATGCTAACGTAGAAGATGGTATTTCTGAATGTCCAGCACAGAAAGTAGGTGCCCTGATTTGTACCACTCGCAGACAATCTATCTTCAGTAGTCATTTAGTCACTTGTATTTTGATTTTCTACTTAGCAATGTAACATAATAACGGCAGTTAATCTTTCATCTAGAACACAAAGTCTGTCTCCACAATAGAATTCAGTAAGTCTCACAGCACAATTTGTCAGCATGTTAGTGGTCTGTACAAAAAAGTACATCACGCATTGACTGAGGCGAATATGATCTACTGTAAATGAAGGTAGTACTACACGAGAGTTGTACTGAACTGAGGAAAACACTAAAACTAGTTTTAATAGTCTCACCACAGGCTATTACATAACATGAACATTTTAAACGTGCAAAATGATCAATGATATTTTGAATAATACCATAGATGCCTATATTACAACATATTTCTCTGTCTACAACTTTGTAAATACATGTGTCAGAGCACTATAGTGTAAAACACTGACTGGCAGTATACTACATTATTTGGAACCAAATATACCACGACTAGCAATTGTAGGCTAGATCAGCGTTCCTGAAGTATAAGGTAGCAACTATTCCAGTGAAAGCAAACCAGTCATCTATGTGTTAAACGCTTCTGAAGTATACTTTGCGCCTATAAAATGCGAGCATAGtttttgcagcagcagtaacaggtgTTGGTATTACGGCTACTGAACTTTCCTGGTAAGAAAGAAGGTAATCAGGTGTCACTGGGACATCACGTGTGTTGTTTCCTGTTGAGCAGGTGCTCACGCCCGGGCTGGCCACGCCAAGCATGCGAGGGCAGGCAGCCGACACGCAGCGGGCAGAGCTGCAGTCAGGCCCCACGCCAGGTCAGGCGCCGCCCGCAGAGCCGCCCACAGAGCGTAGTCGCCGCTGCTGAGGGGGCGCCACACCATGGAGACGCAGTCTGGAGCTGCTCATACTGTCCTGTATCCTGTAATCACAAAGCAGAAATAAAGCACCGATGTAATTTAAATAATGGTTTTATTACCCAGCGTCTTACACGTGTAAGCAGACATATGTGGACTATGAGAGACAATGTTATCAAAATTGTGAAGTTTGTAATGGAATTAGGTGCTTACTATAAATGCGTTCtgtgcaagtttttttttctttatgggaTCTGTGTAACCCATTCTGATCTAAATGCCTGTAAGTGCTATTTTTCAAAGCAGAAAATACTGTTGCAGAAGAGCTCTCGTTCATTCCGTTAAGAGATGAAAGGAAAACTTCAATTTGAAATCACAACGTTTCTACGTGGAAGGTAAATTCCGTACGATTTAAAGGAGCCAAGAGTCGGGAAGTGCTGATAGTACCTCTGACAATATCATCCAAGTTTAAGTAGTAGAATAGCCATAATAAAAATGAGGAAGACTGTGAAACTGAATAAAAACAACGTAAAAACGTATCGAACGTCTAATACGACCTATGTATAGTGGAAGAATATTAGCAAATACACGGAATTAAGACATAATGAGCACTTGAGACAGCCTAATAAAGAGGTTCTCGCTGCTCCAAAAGCTATGCAGATAAACAAGGTAGAGGTGACAGTAAAATCCTTACAGCTTGAGACCTACGACAGCCAAAAATTTCGGCTTTCCCAGAACGGCTTAGAGACAAacagtctcgttcgttatcgattTTTTGCGGAAAGGTAAATGATGGAATGGCAGATAGTTTCTCATGACACAAAGATAATTAAAAACAGTTGAGAACTTGTCGCTTTGGCTATATTTGTAACATCCTTACTTCTAACGAAAGAACTTTTTCGATGATCTCTGTGAACACGTGATGAGTATCTGAAGATGAGGTTCAAGTGGGAAGTGCGAAATGCTGCTTTGTTGAGAGATGGCATTGTGGCTGACTCGTGCATGGTAATGTGGGGTGCACCACTTAAAATTGAGTATAGTCAGCTCTGACTTGTAGCAGGAGACATAATATCTCAACGTGCAAGGCCGGCTCTCATCTAATCGCATTCATATGCGCATATGCGCTTTCATTTGATCAAGTTTCACACACTCGTTACACATGCCTATTTATATACCATCTTAAAaatcacttgtgctttggtttggtGAAATAGAGCACACGGAGTACTTTGTATCACGAAGAATTCCTTTAGCAGAGTGGCTCCATCTGAAACCTCTGAAATGAGAAACGTACATAATAGTTATTTGAATGACTTGTCCACAATGGTGGCTGAGAAAACCGCGACCAAGTCGACAAATTCTTCTTACAAAAACTCAGCGACTAGCCTGTACGCTGAGCTACAAAAAATAATATGTATTCAATATTCAGTGAGCCTACTGAAACAAAGACAAACCATGGTCTTCCTATTGAAAAAATTCTGTactatttaaaaaaagttatatgCCACCACCAATCACTTGTCTTGCCGATAACGTTCTGCTTATACGTTTGGAGCTAGGGCCTTTTTTCGAGgtgtgtgttgttggtttggcGAGCTGAACGGCACGTGGCTGACGAATTGTTGCCTTTGGTTGAATCCTCATGTCTGGTACCGACCTCGACAAGCTGCAAGTGGTTTAATAGGTCGGAGCCAATCCTTACCGCCTCGCTTAAGGACTGATAGCGTCGAGTTAAGGGAAGAGTAATAATCGACAAGTTCCCGACCTAGTCTCAGAGACCAACTACACGGATCACAGGCAATAACACCTCGccttggaatcctggaagtcacgACTACGAGTGGAGCTAAGCGTTGTTTTTTTACGTTTTTTGTGTACTTATCGTCATAATGCCACATCCGCGTTAACGAGGAATTGGACCTCTTATATTAATGCGCCTCCGAATGATTATGTGTGTGATCATCGATCAGTGTAACTTATGTTAATGTATTGTTCCAGGCCATATTCTGCACCAGTGTACGAGTATTctctgttaaaaattaaattgatggAATTCAAGTTGTAACATAGTCTGTTTTAGAGGCGAGGCACCCTTGTAGATAAGGGTGGATTTCGGTCTTGCAGCTGAAATAACAGCATTGGAAAGGCACTTGATTGTCAGCTTTAGATCTGAACGGTCTCCTTTATTTTTAGGACAAATGATTATTGTAAGAAGTCATTCTGTTGACTGTGGCTGTCATTTGCGACCTTGTCCAAGAAAATATAGGAGGGGAGGTACTTCTCCACTTCATAACCTTGTGATCTGTTGTCCTCTAAGATGATAGTAAGAGTTTCATCAGCGTAGATGCGTTCCCGGTTTTGGCCTTTCCTTCTGACCTCTTATCGTATTCCAGATAAGAGAAGGAATGACTTCTGTTTGGAAGGCTTTCATGCTTTCCTTATATAGACTTTCAAACGAACCAGAAACTTTCATAGAAATTTGAGAACAGCCATTTTTGTTTCGTCTCGGTTTTTGGGAAGAATCCATTGCAATTCTTCACAATGTCTTAGAGTGCGAACTGCCATTCATCTCCATTTATTCCCACAATATAAGCAACGAAATTCACCCAGACAGATACGTCATCACCATTTGATCGTTCAGTCTTACTGTGAATATTATTACAACATCAAATCTGAAAATCCTTTTCGCTCCACTACCGTCGTCTCCACCTTCAACTATAAGACGATCTTCGATGTGATCCACTCTTTTTTTTTACTAAACCCCAGTCATTATTCTGTTTTGTCATTATTTTCTTTACAGATTTCCGAAATATCTTCGTTACGTCACGAACAACATAAAatcggtttttttttcatttcgttttaCATGTGATGCGTCTTTctcacagaaattactgtttattttaAGATAAAATGTCTGAACTATCGATCGATAAATGTGAGTCTCATATCACTCTGTACCTTTCTAGGATAATGATCCTTCTAATAAGAGTTGCTGCACCTTTCATCAGCAACACCGTTGCAGCTCACCGGAATGAGATGTTTACCAATCTTTTTCGTCTTGACCCCTCAGCGAcctattgtattcctttctccaTCATACTGTTAGTTCTACGCCATCCTTAAGACTGTCATTTAAAATAAAACCTTCAAACATTAAGCCGACTTTCACTGAAGAACGTAGTCAAACAATGTCCTGTTGACGACTGATGCCTCCTCCATAGCCAAACACAGCCGTGGTCGACAAAAGACCCAGTAGAAAGCATATGTATCTGACAGCGGAACAACAAAATACAGACAACGTCTGAAACTACAAGGCTGAATATTATAAAAACTTGAATAGAAAGTAAGAACTTGGCGGTCATTAACCACTCAATTTCTATAAAACCCATGAGTGGCAATATGCCACACAACTACGCTTTCGaaacttttttcaaatttttgaaaacaattacATTGCTCTACCACTTTTCTTCTAGAAATGAGTCCGTCAAATCAGCTAATTCTCAGACTATGCATTTCTTGTTGCAACGAAACGCATATTCAACTGAATATTAAGAACTAGCGTTTCATGGTGTATTGTAGCTTCTTCCAGAACGTTGAAAATCTGACCAATGTGAGATTCACTCCCACAGAAATGAACGTTCTAAACAGAGACCTGAAATTTAATATACAACAACGCCTTGGAAACAGTATcatcaaaaaaaaattattgcaaaatCTATAGTAGCGCCTGATATGATCTAGTTGCCACCTCATGAGCAGAACCGTATTACTtgtaaaattgcaaaaataatgCAAACACATATAAAACGAGAAAGTAGGACCAATACAAAAGGGAAGGACAGTAGTATTATAGGTCAGATAAATTATAAGCTTCAGGAAAATAAGGCAATTAGTATAAAATTAGATAAAGGAAATTCATTGGTGACAATGTCAGAGAAAGATTACAACAGGAAAGTACTACAATTTTTCTACCCATAAAATTATCGTTCGAGATTCAGTTAACAAATTTAATGCTCAACTAAAGAAAGCTCTAAAACATGAAACTTCATATTCACAGAAAAGGCTATAAAAAGACTCCAGTATAATGAATCCAACAACACCATCATTGTGTGCCCAGCCcaagatacataaagaaaaaatcCCGATTCGTCCAATTCTTAACATGGTTAATAGCCCAGTACATGCTGTCAGTAAAAAACTCAGCACGCTCCTTAAGCAATATTACATATACGAGATAGATTACACTACAAAAAGCTGTTACGATATTGTTAATAaaatcaaaaatataaaaataccagaaTACTGCCATCTAAACGCTCTCAATGAACGACTTGACGCTGAACTTTGTGAATAATAGGTTCCTGGATGAAGAATCGAAGCGGAAGGGAGTCGTCGGGAAAAACAAAAACGATGAAACACCGCTTCCTACAGCTTTTCAGACTCAACGGTATCTAATAAAGGGTTTTTCAGTAAAACAAGAAGTCAACAAGGAACATCTTCCAACTTTACTTGTCACCGTTGCGGGAAGCCTGGACACAAAAGGGCTAATTGTAGAGTTAAGGTACCAAACAAGAACTCAGGAATCAACAACTGTATGGTCGTAGCTAACGTCAAAGGGGAAGATGGGTTTTGTTTTGCAGCATCAAATGAAGATCAGTCAACGAACGACATAAATTGGTTCTTGGACTCTGGATCAACGGAACATCTGATTAACAGTAAGATACCTCTCACCAATTTAATGATTAAATTTGCTATACGTGTGCTTGATCTTAATTATAATTTGCTGTCAGTTAGAATACTGGAAATGAATAGTTTTAGTATCACATTTGCAAAGCCTCAAGGTTTAATtaagaaagcaaaagaaactgtTGCCATTGCAAATAGGAATGAATCTCAGTTATATGTTCTAAATTTGTTGCAATGAAAAGCCTTGTCAGCTGTTTCAACTACAACTAATGCGAAACTGTGGCATAGCAGATTAGGCCATTAGAGTTACGATAACATTAAATGCCTACAGTCACAAGTTGATGGTCTGGAACTGAACACTTCAACAATCACCACGGAACAATGTTCAAATTGTGTCGAAGGAAaaccatcactgctgccacacaatcacagtAGGAAACGTGCCACCAGACCTCTTCAGTTGATCCACAGTGATCTGTATGGGCCAATTGAACCGGAATCGTTCGACGGAAAGAATTATGTAATCACGATCGTCGACGACTTTACACATTTCACAATGTCCTATACACAGAAATCGAAGTCAGAGGTAACTCGCCATCTGAAGATGATTTACGCCATGGCTACAGCTCATTTCAACTTGAAGATTAGCAGATTGCGCTGTGGTAGTGGTCGAGAATATATGTCAAATTAACTGAAACAGTTTTTTGAATAACAAAGAATacagtttcagtttacagatacgtTCCTCAGCAAAATGGTGTTTCAGAGCGAATGAACAAAACTATTATTGAGGAAGCTCGTTGTATGGTACTTCAGTGTAAATTATATAAAATGTTCTGGTCAGAAGCTGTTCGTACTGCCGTGTACCTACTTAATAGAAGTCTTACCACGCTTTTGGAAGGAAAGTAGTCTGCAGCTTTTTGGTATGACAAGAAAACTAATTTGAGTAAGCTGAAAGTGTTCGGAAGTATTGCTTATCTACTGGTACCAAAGGAATTGAGAACAGGGAAATATGAAGGCAAGttcttaaaatgctatttcactggTTACTGCCCTAATGGCTGCAGGCTTTGGCGTCCAGAGGAAGGACAAATAGTCTGAGGAAGGAACACTGTTTTCTATGAAGGATTTTGAAAGTAAACCAGCTGAGGACTGGATCCCAGAATCTGTACAGGAATCATCCGAGAAGGATGATAATGAAGAAGACATCGTCGAAGAAGATGCCAAACCAAATGATAGGGGTCATGAAAAAATTCCCATACCAGAACTGACCAGTGACGAAGAGGAAGCTGAAAATTTATCAGAAAAGAAAACAGTTCGATAATCTACAAGGAAGAGGAACCCTCCTAAATATCTGAAAGACTATGCTGTTCTTTGCACTCAATGCTGATTCATTTGTGGATGATGTACCGAAAAGTTACAAGGAAATTGCAAATCGTGAAGATAAGGAATATTGGTATAAACCTGTACAGGACGAAATTGActatataaaggaaaaaaagagttcGACCTTTCTTAAATTACCACCTGGAAGGAAGACTATTGACAGTAAGTGGGTGTTCAAATTAAAAAAGGACAAGGATGGAAATATCATAAGACACAAGGCTAGACGTGTGGCAAAAGTATATTCACAGAAAAGAGGATTTGACTACGACGAAACGTATGCACCAGTGGCTCGACTAGCATCTGTTAAAATAATGCTAGTCATTGCAATCCAACTAGGACTGTTTCTGGAACCACTTGATGTCGCCAACGCTTTTCTTCATGGATTACTTAAGAAGGAAATATACATGACTATTCCTGAAGGAGTGGGTGttccagaagaactgaaagaaacgaTTGGTTTGGTTTGCAGgttacagaaatttataaatgtcTTTACTATATCATTTTAAAGGATGTGGTCATTTATATTGTGctctatgttgatgacattttgatgGCAGGAAGTAATAGGAAATGGACTTCGGAAACGAGATTTCTATGAACAACGGAGAAATGTGTCTGAGCCAAGCATCATATTTGAAGAATTTGCTACAACGATTCAACATCCAGACTGTAATCCGATCAAGACGCCTATGGACATTAAACTGGAAATGAAGGAAGGAAAAATTATCGATAAGCCCTGCAGTGAGTTGATTGGGTGGTTGATGTACGCAATGGCAGGAAAAAGAGCTGATTTGTGTGCTGTGGTCAACTTGTTGAGCAGATACCAAAACAATCCATCGGAACAACTCTGGAAAAGCTTAAAAAGAGTTTTGAGATATATCAAAGGAACCGTCAATATGTGACAGCATTATCGAAAGGTGAATCAAGAGGTTCTTCTGGTTATGCTGATTCAAATAGAATAGAAAAGAAGACGCAAGATCTACCCCTGTACATCTATTAAAATGTTTTGGAAACACCATCTGTTGGGCAACAAAGAAACAGACTAGCGTTGCTTTGTCTTCTACAGACGCAGAATGTGTACCTCTGGCGACAGCTGCAGCTGTTACTCTGGGTGAAATATTTGCTGGACGATATTCAAACTCCAAGGAACATGGACGTTTGACACAAGTTAatgttaaatataattttgttcgtCAACTTCACCACCGCAGCATCATCACGGCCGAGCATGTACGTTCGGAAGACCAGACTGCAGATATTTTTACTAAAGACTTACCAGCTCCTAGATTCATGGCTTTTAGGACTTTGTtgggtttactttaatttttgttagCGTTAAATGTAAAATCATTAAACTGAGGAGGGATATTACGCTTGCAATTTTAATGATTCTCTGTGTGACTTACGTTAAGTGCTGTACCATCAAAGAGTAAAAGAGGCGTTTTTGTTCAGTTGTTCTGTTACACGTTTCAGTTTAATAAAAACTATCTAATAGTTTTTAACTTTAGTTGTGTTATTTTATCGTAACAAACTACAATCACATAATAaactttctggatttaaaaatttcaaatcaaaacccTGAACACGCATTCGATATTTTTCGTAAACCAACGACAACAGACATAATTATCCACAACCAGTCATACCACCAAGATCGCACAAGTTCCCATACTGTCATTCTACGTTAACGAAACAACTTTTC
Proteins encoded in this region:
- the LOC126094853 gene encoding uncharacterized protein LOC126094853 isoform X1 yields the protein MKGGLVLLIAGVLLVAYCTPLAAADDSDEVVEEVGENRDADDDDGDSIADDDDYVIDHEEGPNAESRRALKGAHARAGHAKHARAGSRHAAGRAAVRPHARSGAARRAAHRA